From a region of the Mercurialis annua linkage group LG1-X, ddMerAnnu1.2, whole genome shotgun sequence genome:
- the LOC126665739 gene encoding uncharacterized protein LOC126665739 isoform X2, producing the protein MTGGRCPRRKKMMGRCPDGGCGTDERPCRLNTRVPATQPENSLKQKQTAPINNVDFFSQARKALSERSPFDVPEDGSGSSSVTTLPGGLANLLKQSDSSRKKHKRSHSTSDKKKSSSNRSKGGNIWVETEDYFRDVALPDIDALYELSSSLKCLGTSQCFSIPNVGNEKNDSNLTLNCDSGNAQETADTSLVMKNGNEHGTEVQVKNEVKQEEEQFMEIDSVGAQSDRAKCVPEDSADCLVHEEGKVSANSTSSSCLEWLLGCRSRTVLTSERPSKRRKLLGTDAGLEKVLVGSPCEGNTSLCDFCCKSEISDESNPLVVCSSCKVAVHLNCYGVQGDIDEYWLCSWCKFRTDGDYSVKQPCVLCPKQAGALKPIRPENGDSVTEFVHLFCSLWMPEVFVEVLTKMENIMGVNLIPETRWKSVCSVCKVKHGVCVRCSNGNCRLAFHPICAREAKHRIEVWGKHGSEDRQEVFNSVELRAFCFKHSELPEGRTNLQLGNKAVSSDSTNKQHNLRIGRNGDKVAVLIETPNIISDISGDSASREIVLSDSRSNDVLISESADGDQVSNIDMSERSDGEAVNLPDSLNVTLILKKLIDRGKVNLKDLELDIGISPESLRSTLDEDSLVPEMQCKLVKWLRNHAYLGTSHKNMKVQKVTVLSKTEMEANDLSDGITLSESDMTDHVVVRSVPPRRRTKNNVRILRDNKIICSSEEYSSDGGMLLDEFKVDQRVHEEPENSTETSIEPNGIHDALAAHLPKSEGSSDCPSGCTRSEKAELEHTAGILYGDSDMSIVLPDLEKIKENSSLYVHPYIHKKLLQMQSGLFLEDTFYGSEDLRVGETCCLEASSNTGVCCDHQTSHPQCNDLCRFDEVNPEQFVKAKKLGVQEMSPVDEVEGEIIYFQHRLLSNAISRKRFTDNLICKVVKSLPHEIDITRSQKWDAVLVNQYLNDIREAKKQGRKERKHKEAQAVLAAATAAAAASSRISSFRKDVYDESSYQEKFNISNGRAGISSQLLSRTKETLSRVAIPRNSSEKYSEFVQSVSDFSKEHPRSCDVCRGSDTILNPILVCSSCKVAVHLDCYRSVRESTGPWYCELCDELLSSKSSSAGSLDFWEKNYFECGLCGGTTGAFRKSSDNQWVHAFCAEVDILILWVFEPTFRRGQVNPVEGMDTVGKGIDHCCICRRKHGVCIKCSYGHCHTTFHPSCARSAGFYMNVKSLNGKLQHKAYCERHGLEQKTKAETQKHGADELRSMKQIRVELERLRLLCERIIKREKIKRDLVLCSHSILSCKRDHVARSVLAHNPFFHPDISSESATTSLKGNIEGYRSCSDAMQRSDDVTVDSNISVLHRVKVTMDTDQKTDDSSTSQSLFNRKPMERTTFAGKQIPHRASLALRNPLDDGEWSSITRKHFETFEKELVMTSDQASMKNQKLPKGYFYIPVDCLPKEKQMSQDLCSGEPLEEQR; encoded by the exons ATGACCGGAGGCAGATGTCCCCGGCGGAAGAAGATGATGGGTAGGTGTCCTGACGGAGGTTGCGGCACCGACGAAAGGCCTTGCCGCCTTAATACTAGGGTTCCGGCGACCCAACCTGAAAATTCTCTAAAACAGAAGCAGACCGCTCCAATTAATAACGTTGATTTCTTCTCTCAGGCACGTAAGGCATTAAGTGAACGCTCTCCATTTGATGTCCCCGAGGATGGGTCGGGCAGTTCAAGTGTAACAACTTTGCCTGGTGGATTAGCTAACCTTCTCAAGCAATCTGATAGCAGTAGAAAGAAACATAAGAGATCACATTCTActtctgataaaaaaaagtcatcCTCCAACCGTTCTAAAGGAGGAAATATTTGGGTTGAGACTGAGGATTACTTTAGAGATGTAGCATTGCCAGATATTGATGCTTTGTACGAATTGTCTTCTTCCCTTAAGTGTTTAGGTACTAGTCAGTGTTTTTCGATTCCTAATGTTGGAAATGAGAAAAATGATAGTAACCTGACCCTGAATTGCGACAGTGGAAATGCCCAGGAGACTGCAGATACCAGTTTAGTTATGAAGAATGGAAATGAACATGGGACTGAAGTTCAAGTAAAGAATGAGGTAAAGCAAGAAGAAGAACAGTTCATGGAAATTGATAGTGTTGGAGCTCAAAGTGACAGAGCTAAGTGTGTACCTGAGGATAGTGCAGATTGTTTGGTTCATGAGGAAGGAAAGGTTTCTGCCAATTCAACTTCTTCTAGCTGCTTAGAGTGGCTATTAGGGTGTAGAAGTAGGACTGTTTTGACTTCAGAACGGCCATCGAAGAGGAGGAAACTCTTAGGTACGGATGCAGGTTTGGAGAAGGTTCTGGTGGGCTCACCTTGTGAAGGGAATACATCATTATGTGATTTTTGCTGCAAGAGCGAGATCAGTGATGAGTCAAATCCATTAGTTGTTTGTTCTTCTTGTAAGGTTGCTGTTCATTTGAACTGTTATGGTGTGCAAGGGGATATAGATGAATATTGGCTGTGTTCCTGGTGTAAGTTCAGGACGGATGGTGACTATTCAGTGAAGCAGCCTTGTGTTCTTTGCCCAAAGCAGGCTGGTGCTCTAAAACCTATTAGGCCAGAAAATGGCGACTCTGTTACTGAGTTTGTTCATTTGTTTTGCTCTTTATGGATGCCCGAGGTCTTTGTTGAGGTGTTAACAAAGATGGAAAACATAATGGGTGTGAATTTAATACCGGAAACACGATGGAAATCAGTGTGCAGTGTATGCAAGGTGAAGCACGGTGTTTGTGTTCGCTGCAGTAATG GAAATTGTAGACTTGCATTTCATCCCATTTGTGCAAGGGAGGCAAAACATAGAATCGAGGTGTGGGGAAAACATGGATCTGAGGAT AGACAAGAAGTCTTCAATTCA GTTGAATTACGGGCTTTTTGTTTCAAGCACTCAGAATTGCCTGAGGGCAGAACTAATCTGCAATTAGGAAATAAAGCTGTCAGCAGTGACTCAACCAATAAACAACATAATTTGAGGATTGGTCGAAATGGAGATAAAGTTGCTGTCCTTATAGAAACACCCAATATCATTTCTGATATATCTGGTGATAGTGCATCACGGGAAATTGTATTGTCCGATTCCAGATCAAATGATGTGCTTATCTCAGAATCTGCAGATGGGGACCAGGTCAGTAACATTGATATGTCTGAGAGAAGTGACGGCGAGGCTGTTAACCTTCCAGATTCACTAAATGTTACTCTTATTTTGAAAAAG cTAATTGACCGTGGAAAAGTCAATCTGAAAGATTTAGAATTGGACATTGGCATCTCACCTGAGTCATTACGTTCAACACTTGAT GAAGATAGTTTAGTGCCTGAAATGCAATGCAAATTAGTCAAATGGCTTAGAAATCATGCTTATTTGGGCACCTCACATAAGAATATGAAAGTTCAAAAAGTCACTGTTTTATCTAAGACTGAAATGGAAGCAAATGATCTTTCTGATGGTATAACGTTATCAGAGTCTGACATGACAGATCATGTTGTGGTAAGGTCAGTCCCCCCACGACGAAGAACAAAAAACAATGTTAGAATTCTGCGCGATAACAAAATAATTTGTTCTTCTGAGGAATATTCAAGTGACGGGGGGATGTTGTTGGACGAATTTAAAGTAGATCAACGTGTACATGAAGAACCAGAAAATTCGACTGAG ACATCAATAGAGCCTAATGGGATCCATGACGCTTTGGCAGCACATCTACCTAAATCTGAag GCAGCTCAGATTGTCCCTCAGGCTGTACCCGTTCTGAAAAGGCCGAGTTAGAGCATACTGCTGGTATCCTGTATGGCGACTCAGATATGAGTATAGTCCTTCCTGATCTTGA aaaaatcaaagaaaattcTAGTTTATATGTGCACCCGTACATCCATAAGAAACTGTTGCAGATGCAGAGTGGCTTGTTTTTAGAAGACACTTTTTATGGGTCAGAAG ATTTGAGGGTGGGAGAAACCTGCTGTCTGGAAGCGTCATCCAATACTGGTGTCTGCTGTGATCACCAAACTAGCCATCCACAATGTAACGATCTTTGCAGATTTGATGAAGTAAATCCAGAGCAGTTTGTTAAGGCTAAAAAATTGGGTGTTCAAGAAATGTCTCCAGTGGATGAAGTAGAAGGAGAAATTATTTACTTTCAGCATAGGTTGCTCAGTAATGCAATATCAAGAAAGCGCTTTACAG ATAACTTAATTTGTAAAGTTGTCAAGAGTTTACCACACGAGATTGACATAACCAGGTCTCAAAAATGGGATGCAGTGCTTGTTAATCAGTATCTAAATGACATTAGAGAAGCAAAAAAGCAgggaagaaaagaaagaaagcaTAAAGAGGCACAGGCTGTGCTGGCAGCTGCAACTGCAGCTGCTGCAGCTTCTTCGAGGATTTCATCATTTAGGAAGGACGTATACGATGAATCTTCTTATCAGGAG aaatttaatatttctaaTGGGAGGGCTGGAATTTCTTCTCAGCTGTTGTCACGTACGAAAGAGACACTATCAAGGGTGGCGATTCCAAGAAATTCTTCAGAGAAGTACTCTGAATTTGTTCAATCTGTTTCAGATTTTTCAAAAGAGCACCCTAGATCATGTGATGTTTGCAGAGGATCTGACACTATACTGAACCCTATTTTAGTTTGTTCCAGTTGCAAG GTTGCTGTTCACTTGGACTGCTACCGTAGTGTCAGAGAATCTACTGGTCCATGGTATTGTGAATTATGTGATGAATTATTATCATCTAAATCCTCTTCAGCCGGTTCACTTGATTTCTGGGAAAAGAACTATTTTGAGTGTGGTTTATGTGGTGGAACCACCGGGGCCTTTAGAAAATCTAGTGATAATCAATGGGTGCATGCCTTCTGTGCGGAGGTGGATATCTTGATTTTG TGGGTGTTTGAACCAACATTCAGAAGGGGACAAGTGAATCCTGTTGAAGGAATG GATACAGTTGGTAAAGGAATTGATCATTGCTGTATTTGCCGTCGCAAACATGGTGTCTGCATAAAG TGTAGCTATGGTCATTGTCACACCACGTTCCATCCTTCCTGCGCTAGAAGTGCAGGCTTTTACATGAATGTTAAGTCTCTTAATGGAAAGTTGCAGCACAAGGCTTATTGTGAAAGACATGGGTTGGAACAGAAGACAAAG GCTGAAACTCAAAAGCATGGAGCTGATGAGTTAAGGAGCATGAAGCAAATCAGG GTTGAGTTGGAGAGGCTTCGTCTTCTTTGTGAGAGAATCATTAAACGTGAAAAGATAAag CGGGATTTGGTCCTTTGCTCTCATAGCATTCTTAGTTGCAAAAGAGACCATGTTGCTCGTTCTGTGCTTGCCCATAATCCTTTTTTCCATCCAGACATCAGTTCTGAATCAGCTACAACATCCCTTAAAGGCAATATAGAAGGTTATAGATCATGTAGTGATGCAATGCAAAGATCAGATGACGTAACAGTAGACAGCAATATTTCTGTTCTGCACAGAGTTAAAGTCACCATGGACACTGATCAAAAGACAGATGATAGCTCCACATCGCAAAGCCTGTTTAATCGGAAACCTATGGAGAGGACAACATTTGCTGGAAAGCAAATTCCTCACAGAGCTTCCCTTGCTTTGCGCAATCCTTTGGATGATGGAGAATGGAGCTCTATAACAAGAAAG CATTTTGAAACCTTTGAGAAAGAGTTAGTGATGACATCAGATCAAGCATCTATGAAGAATCAGAAGTTACCTAAAGGATATTTTTATATTCCTGTTGATTGCTTGCCTAAGGAGAAGCAGATGAGCCAGGACTTGTGTTCTGGGGAACCTTTGGAAGAACAGAGGTAG
- the LOC126665739 gene encoding uncharacterized protein LOC126665739 isoform X5, whose amino-acid sequence MTGGRCPRRKKMMGRCPDGGCGTDERPCRLNTRVPATQPENSLKQKQTAPINNVDFFSQARKALSERSPFDVPEDGSGSSSVTTLPGGLANLLKQSDSSRKKHKRSHSTSDKKKSSSNRSKGGNIWVETEDYFRDVALPDIDALYELSSSLKCLGTSQCFSIPNVGNEKNDSNLTLNCDSGNAQETADTSLVMKNGNEHGTEVQVKNEVKQEEEQFMEIDSVGAQSDRAKCVPEDSADCLVHEEGKVSANSTSSSCLEWLLGCRSRTVLTSERPSKRRKLLGTDAGLEKVLVGSPCEGNTSLCDFCCKSEISDESNPLVVCSSCKVAVHLNCYGVQGDIDEYWLCSWCKFRTDGDYSVKQPCVLCPKQAGALKPIRPENGDSVTEFVHLFCSLWMPEVFVEVLTKMENIMGVNLIPETRWKSVCSVCKVKHGVCVRCSNGNCRLAFHPICAREAKHRIEVWGKHGSEDRQEVFNSVELRAFCFKHSELPEGRTNLQLGNKAVSSDSTNKQHNLRIGRNGDKVAVLIETPNIISDISGDSASREIVLSDSRSNDVLISESADGDQVSNIDMSERSDGEAVNLPDSLNVTLILKKLIDRGKVNLKDLELDIGISPESLRSTLDEDSLVPEMQCKLVKWLRNHAYLGTSHKNMKVQKVTVLSKTEMEANDLSDGITLSESDMTDHVVVRSVPPRRRTKNNVRILRDNKIICSSEEYSSDGGMLLDEFKVDQRVHEEPENSTEVIQKTSIEPNGIHDALAAHLPKSEGSSDCPSGCTRSEKAELEHTAGILYGDSDMSIVLPDLEKIKENSSLYVHPYIHKKLLQMQSGLFLEDTFYGSEDLRVGETCCLEASSNTGVCCDHQTSHPQCNDLCRFDEVNPEQFVKAKKLGVQEMSPVDEVEGEIIYFQHRLLSNAISRKRFTDNLICKVVKSLPHEIDITRSQKWDAVLVNQYLNDIREAKKQGRKERKHKEAQAVLAAATAAAAASSRISSFRKDVYDESSYQEKFNISNGRAGISSQLLSRTKETLSRVAIPRNSSEKYSEFVQSVSDFSKEHPRSCDVCRGSDTILNPILVCSSCKVAVHLDCYRSVRESTGPWYCELCDELLSSKSSSAGSLDFWEKNYFECGLCGGTTGAFRKSSDNQWVHAFCAEVDILILWVFEPTFRRGQVNPVEGMDTVGKGIDHCCICRRKHGVCIKCSYGHCHTTFHPSCARSAGFYMNVKSLNGKLQHKAYCERHGLEQKTKAETQKHGADELRSMKQIRVELERLRLLCERIIKREKIKRDLVLCSHSILSCKRDHVARSVLAHNPFFHPDISSESATTSLKGNIEGYRSCSDAMQRSDDVTVDSNISVLHRVKVTMDTDQKTDDSSTSQSLFNRKPMERTTFAGKQIPHRASLALRNPLDDGEWSSITRKIKHL is encoded by the exons ATGACCGGAGGCAGATGTCCCCGGCGGAAGAAGATGATGGGTAGGTGTCCTGACGGAGGTTGCGGCACCGACGAAAGGCCTTGCCGCCTTAATACTAGGGTTCCGGCGACCCAACCTGAAAATTCTCTAAAACAGAAGCAGACCGCTCCAATTAATAACGTTGATTTCTTCTCTCAGGCACGTAAGGCATTAAGTGAACGCTCTCCATTTGATGTCCCCGAGGATGGGTCGGGCAGTTCAAGTGTAACAACTTTGCCTGGTGGATTAGCTAACCTTCTCAAGCAATCTGATAGCAGTAGAAAGAAACATAAGAGATCACATTCTActtctgataaaaaaaagtcatcCTCCAACCGTTCTAAAGGAGGAAATATTTGGGTTGAGACTGAGGATTACTTTAGAGATGTAGCATTGCCAGATATTGATGCTTTGTACGAATTGTCTTCTTCCCTTAAGTGTTTAGGTACTAGTCAGTGTTTTTCGATTCCTAATGTTGGAAATGAGAAAAATGATAGTAACCTGACCCTGAATTGCGACAGTGGAAATGCCCAGGAGACTGCAGATACCAGTTTAGTTATGAAGAATGGAAATGAACATGGGACTGAAGTTCAAGTAAAGAATGAGGTAAAGCAAGAAGAAGAACAGTTCATGGAAATTGATAGTGTTGGAGCTCAAAGTGACAGAGCTAAGTGTGTACCTGAGGATAGTGCAGATTGTTTGGTTCATGAGGAAGGAAAGGTTTCTGCCAATTCAACTTCTTCTAGCTGCTTAGAGTGGCTATTAGGGTGTAGAAGTAGGACTGTTTTGACTTCAGAACGGCCATCGAAGAGGAGGAAACTCTTAGGTACGGATGCAGGTTTGGAGAAGGTTCTGGTGGGCTCACCTTGTGAAGGGAATACATCATTATGTGATTTTTGCTGCAAGAGCGAGATCAGTGATGAGTCAAATCCATTAGTTGTTTGTTCTTCTTGTAAGGTTGCTGTTCATTTGAACTGTTATGGTGTGCAAGGGGATATAGATGAATATTGGCTGTGTTCCTGGTGTAAGTTCAGGACGGATGGTGACTATTCAGTGAAGCAGCCTTGTGTTCTTTGCCCAAAGCAGGCTGGTGCTCTAAAACCTATTAGGCCAGAAAATGGCGACTCTGTTACTGAGTTTGTTCATTTGTTTTGCTCTTTATGGATGCCCGAGGTCTTTGTTGAGGTGTTAACAAAGATGGAAAACATAATGGGTGTGAATTTAATACCGGAAACACGATGGAAATCAGTGTGCAGTGTATGCAAGGTGAAGCACGGTGTTTGTGTTCGCTGCAGTAATG GAAATTGTAGACTTGCATTTCATCCCATTTGTGCAAGGGAGGCAAAACATAGAATCGAGGTGTGGGGAAAACATGGATCTGAGGAT AGACAAGAAGTCTTCAATTCA GTTGAATTACGGGCTTTTTGTTTCAAGCACTCAGAATTGCCTGAGGGCAGAACTAATCTGCAATTAGGAAATAAAGCTGTCAGCAGTGACTCAACCAATAAACAACATAATTTGAGGATTGGTCGAAATGGAGATAAAGTTGCTGTCCTTATAGAAACACCCAATATCATTTCTGATATATCTGGTGATAGTGCATCACGGGAAATTGTATTGTCCGATTCCAGATCAAATGATGTGCTTATCTCAGAATCTGCAGATGGGGACCAGGTCAGTAACATTGATATGTCTGAGAGAAGTGACGGCGAGGCTGTTAACCTTCCAGATTCACTAAATGTTACTCTTATTTTGAAAAAG cTAATTGACCGTGGAAAAGTCAATCTGAAAGATTTAGAATTGGACATTGGCATCTCACCTGAGTCATTACGTTCAACACTTGAT GAAGATAGTTTAGTGCCTGAAATGCAATGCAAATTAGTCAAATGGCTTAGAAATCATGCTTATTTGGGCACCTCACATAAGAATATGAAAGTTCAAAAAGTCACTGTTTTATCTAAGACTGAAATGGAAGCAAATGATCTTTCTGATGGTATAACGTTATCAGAGTCTGACATGACAGATCATGTTGTGGTAAGGTCAGTCCCCCCACGACGAAGAACAAAAAACAATGTTAGAATTCTGCGCGATAACAAAATAATTTGTTCTTCTGAGGAATATTCAAGTGACGGGGGGATGTTGTTGGACGAATTTAAAGTAGATCAACGTGTACATGAAGAACCAGAAAATTCGACTGAGGTAATTCAAAAG ACATCAATAGAGCCTAATGGGATCCATGACGCTTTGGCAGCACATCTACCTAAATCTGAag GCAGCTCAGATTGTCCCTCAGGCTGTACCCGTTCTGAAAAGGCCGAGTTAGAGCATACTGCTGGTATCCTGTATGGCGACTCAGATATGAGTATAGTCCTTCCTGATCTTGA aaaaatcaaagaaaattcTAGTTTATATGTGCACCCGTACATCCATAAGAAACTGTTGCAGATGCAGAGTGGCTTGTTTTTAGAAGACACTTTTTATGGGTCAGAAG ATTTGAGGGTGGGAGAAACCTGCTGTCTGGAAGCGTCATCCAATACTGGTGTCTGCTGTGATCACCAAACTAGCCATCCACAATGTAACGATCTTTGCAGATTTGATGAAGTAAATCCAGAGCAGTTTGTTAAGGCTAAAAAATTGGGTGTTCAAGAAATGTCTCCAGTGGATGAAGTAGAAGGAGAAATTATTTACTTTCAGCATAGGTTGCTCAGTAATGCAATATCAAGAAAGCGCTTTACAG ATAACTTAATTTGTAAAGTTGTCAAGAGTTTACCACACGAGATTGACATAACCAGGTCTCAAAAATGGGATGCAGTGCTTGTTAATCAGTATCTAAATGACATTAGAGAAGCAAAAAAGCAgggaagaaaagaaagaaagcaTAAAGAGGCACAGGCTGTGCTGGCAGCTGCAACTGCAGCTGCTGCAGCTTCTTCGAGGATTTCATCATTTAGGAAGGACGTATACGATGAATCTTCTTATCAGGAG aaatttaatatttctaaTGGGAGGGCTGGAATTTCTTCTCAGCTGTTGTCACGTACGAAAGAGACACTATCAAGGGTGGCGATTCCAAGAAATTCTTCAGAGAAGTACTCTGAATTTGTTCAATCTGTTTCAGATTTTTCAAAAGAGCACCCTAGATCATGTGATGTTTGCAGAGGATCTGACACTATACTGAACCCTATTTTAGTTTGTTCCAGTTGCAAG GTTGCTGTTCACTTGGACTGCTACCGTAGTGTCAGAGAATCTACTGGTCCATGGTATTGTGAATTATGTGATGAATTATTATCATCTAAATCCTCTTCAGCCGGTTCACTTGATTTCTGGGAAAAGAACTATTTTGAGTGTGGTTTATGTGGTGGAACCACCGGGGCCTTTAGAAAATCTAGTGATAATCAATGGGTGCATGCCTTCTGTGCGGAGGTGGATATCTTGATTTTG TGGGTGTTTGAACCAACATTCAGAAGGGGACAAGTGAATCCTGTTGAAGGAATG GATACAGTTGGTAAAGGAATTGATCATTGCTGTATTTGCCGTCGCAAACATGGTGTCTGCATAAAG TGTAGCTATGGTCATTGTCACACCACGTTCCATCCTTCCTGCGCTAGAAGTGCAGGCTTTTACATGAATGTTAAGTCTCTTAATGGAAAGTTGCAGCACAAGGCTTATTGTGAAAGACATGGGTTGGAACAGAAGACAAAG GCTGAAACTCAAAAGCATGGAGCTGATGAGTTAAGGAGCATGAAGCAAATCAGG GTTGAGTTGGAGAGGCTTCGTCTTCTTTGTGAGAGAATCATTAAACGTGAAAAGATAAag CGGGATTTGGTCCTTTGCTCTCATAGCATTCTTAGTTGCAAAAGAGACCATGTTGCTCGTTCTGTGCTTGCCCATAATCCTTTTTTCCATCCAGACATCAGTTCTGAATCAGCTACAACATCCCTTAAAGGCAATATAGAAGGTTATAGATCATGTAGTGATGCAATGCAAAGATCAGATGACGTAACAGTAGACAGCAATATTTCTGTTCTGCACAGAGTTAAAGTCACCATGGACACTGATCAAAAGACAGATGATAGCTCCACATCGCAAAGCCTGTTTAATCGGAAACCTATGGAGAGGACAACATTTGCTGGAAAGCAAATTCCTCACAGAGCTTCCCTTGCTTTGCGCAATCCTTTGGATGATGGAGAATGGAGCTCTATAACAAGAAAG ATCAAGCATCTATGA